From Streptomyces qinzhouensis, one genomic window encodes:
- a CDS encoding sensor histidine kinase, which produces MKRGKLRIYLGAAPGVGKTYAMLSEAHRRIERGTDCVVAFVEHHKRPRTEVMLHGLEQIPRREMEYRGTTFTEMDVDALLLRKPAVALVDELAHTNIPGSRNAKRWQDIEELLDAGIDVVSNVNIQHLESLGDVVATITGVRQRETVPDEVVRRADQIELVDMAPQALRRRMAHGNIYQPDKVDAALANYFRPGNLTALRELALLWVADHVDEHLRAYRAEHDIHHTWQARERIVVGLTGGPEGRALIRRAVRLADKGAGGEVIAVYITRSDGLTSASPQELGDQRALVESLGGTFHHVIGDDIPSALLDFARGVNATQIVLGVSRRRTWQYVFGPGVSATVARESGPDLDVHIVTHDEVSKGRGLPMTRGTRLGRSRILWGWFVGVLGPVLLTVLLDSTAPDVGLANDVLLFLTLIVAAALIGGLAPALASAALGSLLLNYYFTPPLHQLTIADPEHIVALTIFVGVAVSVASVVDVAARRTHQAARLRAESETLSFLAGSVLSGETSLDALLERVRETFGMESVVLLEREGDIGPWTRVSSVGEPRRHGGPLIRPEDADVDIPISDHMALALSGRVLPAEDRRVLSAFATQAAGLLDHRRLVGEAEHARELVESNRIRTALLAAVSHDLRTPLAGIKASVTSLRSDDIEWSDEDRTELLAGIEAGADRLTNLVGNLLDMSRLQTGAVTPLIREIDLDEVIPMAVGGLPDAHVVLDIPENLPMVRVDPGLLERAVANIVENAVTHSPENEPVLVSAGAIADRVEVRIVDRGPGVPDEAKERIFGPYPRHGSAPSGTGAGLGLAVARGFTEAMGATLSAEDTPGGGLTMVLSLPPVAAGPATATDLPTTAMT; this is translated from the coding sequence ATGAAACGCGGCAAGCTGCGGATCTACCTCGGAGCGGCACCCGGCGTCGGAAAGACGTACGCGATGCTCTCCGAGGCGCACCGACGGATCGAGCGCGGTACCGACTGCGTGGTCGCCTTCGTGGAACACCACAAACGCCCCCGGACCGAGGTGATGCTGCACGGTCTGGAACAGATCCCGCGCCGTGAGATGGAGTACCGGGGCACGACCTTCACGGAGATGGACGTGGACGCCCTGCTCCTGCGCAAGCCTGCCGTGGCCCTCGTCGACGAGCTGGCACACACCAACATCCCGGGCTCCCGGAACGCCAAACGCTGGCAGGACATCGAAGAACTCCTCGACGCCGGCATCGATGTCGTCTCCAATGTGAACATCCAGCACCTGGAATCCCTCGGTGATGTCGTCGCCACCATCACCGGCGTCCGCCAGCGGGAGACCGTCCCCGACGAGGTGGTCCGCCGGGCCGACCAGATCGAACTGGTCGACATGGCCCCGCAGGCTCTGCGCCGCCGCATGGCCCACGGCAACATCTACCAGCCCGACAAGGTCGACGCCGCACTCGCCAACTACTTCCGCCCCGGCAATCTGACCGCACTGCGCGAACTGGCCCTGCTCTGGGTGGCGGACCACGTCGACGAGCACCTCCGCGCCTACCGGGCCGAACACGACATCCACCACACCTGGCAGGCCCGGGAACGTATCGTCGTCGGCCTCACCGGCGGCCCCGAGGGACGCGCGCTCATCCGGCGTGCCGTCCGGCTGGCCGACAAGGGCGCCGGCGGCGAGGTCATCGCCGTCTACATCACCCGCAGCGACGGACTCACCTCCGCCTCACCCCAGGAACTGGGCGACCAGCGAGCCCTCGTCGAGAGTCTGGGCGGGACCTTCCACCACGTCATCGGTGATGACATCCCGTCCGCCCTGCTCGACTTCGCACGGGGAGTGAACGCCACCCAGATAGTGCTCGGGGTGAGCCGTCGAAGAACCTGGCAGTACGTCTTCGGTCCCGGGGTCAGTGCCACGGTCGCCCGTGAGTCCGGCCCCGATCTCGATGTCCACATCGTCACCCACGACGAAGTGTCCAAAGGCCGCGGACTGCCCATGACCCGCGGCACCCGTCTCGGCCGCTCCCGGATCCTCTGGGGCTGGTTCGTCGGCGTCCTCGGCCCCGTACTCCTCACCGTCCTGCTCGACAGCACGGCCCCGGACGTCGGGCTCGCCAATGATGTGCTGCTGTTCCTGACGCTGATCGTGGCCGCCGCCCTGATCGGCGGACTCGCCCCCGCCCTGGCCTCGGCCGCCCTCGGATCACTGCTGCTCAACTACTACTTCACCCCGCCCCTGCACCAACTGACCATCGCCGACCCGGAGCACATCGTCGCCCTGACGATCTTCGTCGGAGTGGCGGTCTCCGTCGCCTCGGTGGTCGACGTCGCCGCCCGCCGCACCCACCAGGCGGCAAGACTGCGCGCCGAGTCCGAAACCCTCTCCTTCCTGGCAGGAAGCGTCCTGAGCGGGGAGACCAGCCTCGACGCACTGCTGGAACGGGTCCGGGAGACCTTCGGCATGGAATCCGTGGTGCTCCTGGAACGCGAAGGCGACATCGGCCCGTGGACCCGCGTCAGCAGTGTCGGGGAGCCCCGCCGCCACGGCGGCCCGCTCATCCGGCCCGAGGACGCGGACGTGGACATACCCATCAGCGACCACATGGCGCTCGCGCTGTCGGGCCGGGTCCTGCCCGCCGAGGACCGCCGGGTGCTCTCCGCCTTCGCCACCCAGGCGGCGGGCCTGCTCGACCACCGACGACTGGTCGGCGAGGCCGAACACGCCCGCGAACTCGTGGAGAGCAACCGCATCCGCACCGCCCTGCTCGCCGCCGTCAGCCACGACCTGCGCACACCGCTGGCCGGTATCAAGGCGTCGGTGACGTCCCTGCGCTCCGACGACATCGAATGGTCCGACGAGGACCGGACCGAACTCCTGGCTGGCATCGAAGCCGGCGCCGACCGCCTCACCAACCTGGTGGGCAATCTCCTCGACATGTCCCGGCTGCAGACCGGCGCGGTCACCCCGCTCATCCGCGAGATCGACCTCGACGAGGTCATCCCGATGGCCGTCGGCGGTCTGCCGGATGCCCATGTGGTCCTCGACATCCCGGAGAACCTCCCCATGGTCCGCGTCGACCCGGGCCTGCTGGAGCGCGCCGTCGCCAATATCGTCGAGAACGCCGTCACCCACAGCCCCGAGAACGAGCCCGTGCTGGTGTCGGCCGGCGCGATCGCCGACCGCGTCGAAGTACGCATCGTGGACCGCGGCCCCGGCGTCCCCGACGAGGCGAAGGAACGCATCTTCGGCCCCTACCCCCGCCACGGATCCGCTCCGAGCGGCACCGGAGCCGGTCTCGGCCTGGCTGTGGCCCGGGGATTCACCGAAGCCATGGGAGCCACGCTCAGCGCCGAGGACACCCCGGGCGGAGGTCTCACCATGGTGCTCTCCCTCCCACCGGTCGCGGCCGGCCCCGCAACCGCCACCGACCTGCCCACCACGGCGATGACGTAA
- a CDS encoding response regulator gives MTRVLVVEDEPQLVRALELNLRARRYEVDAAPDGVTALRLAADDSPDVVLLDLGLPDIDGLEVIRRLRGWSRVPIIVVSARQTSEEKIEALDAGADDYLTKPYGMDELVARLRAAARRAERAAPVDDIRLIVTEDFTVDLPAKRVVRQGTDIRLTPTEWQLLEVLVRNRGRLVGQEELLQEVWGESASEQTNYLRVYMARLRRKLERDPARPRHLITFPGMGYRFDV, from the coding sequence GTGACGAGGGTGCTGGTGGTGGAGGACGAACCTCAGCTCGTACGGGCTCTTGAGCTCAACCTGCGAGCACGCCGGTACGAGGTGGACGCCGCGCCCGACGGAGTGACGGCCCTCCGGCTCGCCGCCGACGACTCTCCCGATGTCGTCCTGCTGGATCTCGGACTGCCCGATATCGACGGCCTCGAGGTGATCAGACGTCTCCGGGGCTGGAGCCGGGTGCCGATCATCGTCGTCTCGGCCCGGCAGACCTCCGAGGAGAAGATCGAGGCGCTGGACGCGGGCGCGGACGACTACCTCACCAAGCCGTACGGCATGGACGAACTCGTGGCCCGGCTCCGGGCAGCGGCCCGCCGGGCGGAGAGGGCAGCACCGGTCGACGACATCCGACTGATCGTGACCGAGGACTTCACGGTGGATCTGCCGGCGAAGAGAGTCGTGCGACAGGGAACCGACATCCGCCTCACCCCGACCGAGTGGCAGCTCCTGGAGGTCCTGGTACGGAACCGGGGACGGCTCGTCGGCCAGGAGGAACTGCTCCAGGAGGTATGGGGGGAGTCCGCGAGCGAACAGACCAACTATCTCCGCGTCTACATGGCACGGCTGAGGCGCAAACTCGAACGGGACCCCGCGCGCCCCCGGCACCTCATCACCTTCCCCGGCATGGGATATCGCTTCGACGTCTGA
- a CDS encoding chaplin family protein, whose protein sequence is MGDSAQSWSVTSGRGGARAALLGAVAGVALLPAVGAAHASVIGVGNPAFGNTCANLGGARTAGSTVAGSGLASGNLAGLPLNLTRNQCGNSGIVCTAVFRAQY, encoded by the coding sequence ATGGGCGATTCCGCACAGAGCTGGAGCGTGACATCAGGACGCGGTGGCGCGAGAGCCGCCCTGCTCGGCGCGGTGGCCGGGGTCGCCCTGCTGCCGGCGGTCGGGGCCGCCCACGCGAGCGTCATCGGAGTCGGAAACCCCGCGTTCGGCAACACCTGTGCCAATCTGGGCGGCGCCCGCACCGCGGGCAGCACGGTCGCCGGGAGCGGGCTGGCGAGCGGCAACCTGGCCGGTCTGCCGTTGAACCTGACGCGCAACCAGTGCGGCAACAGCGGCATCGTCTGTACCGCCGTGTTCCGGGCCCAATACTGA
- a CDS encoding tetratricopeptide repeat protein — protein MARKQPNRLLAALLGEAAWSAAELARAVNESGRPAGLPLCYGRTSVARWLTGSRPEPPVPDLVAAVLSRRTGRLVTADQTGLTLPGQATAVPVVPGGTASGEAADRLISLSRSDVDPVRRVPLVNSSYSLAPDTAPAWKPRRPRHGRLRGPGTRSMPEQVLPLREMSQVFADLMERRGGAHARSALVAYLTDDVSHLLITPMGCAVRREVFTSAAELTHQLARMTMDAGYPGLAQRYFTTALGLAQEADDRRIYAITLRAMSLQALHLGFHQHAWQLADTATATAGPSTDPSTLAFLLSQRAVAHARTRHHRQAISDLVTAEARYEGATSSAGPFDSYPRAGLDFQRGLALHALGDSAQAVEALTASVAARAGDRHRPSALSHARLAAVLLSLGRLEESCLHWHAFLDHYPKLRLAPADQAFWHLRKSLRNFRSQPQAAMVLHRARGVLRTKATPSARARSARRDLV, from the coding sequence ATGGCACGCAAGCAGCCCAATCGTCTCCTCGCCGCCCTGCTCGGTGAGGCCGCCTGGAGTGCGGCGGAGCTGGCCCGGGCGGTCAACGAAAGCGGCAGACCCGCGGGGCTGCCCCTGTGCTACGGCCGGACCTCGGTCGCCCGCTGGCTGACCGGCTCCCGTCCCGAGCCGCCCGTTCCCGATCTGGTCGCCGCCGTACTGAGCCGCCGTACGGGACGTCTTGTCACCGCGGATCAAACCGGTCTCACACTCCCCGGGCAGGCGACCGCGGTCCCCGTGGTTCCGGGCGGGACGGCGTCCGGCGAGGCCGCGGACCGGCTCATCTCCCTGAGCCGGTCCGATGTCGACCCGGTACGGCGCGTGCCCTTGGTGAACTCCTCGTACAGCCTGGCCCCCGACACCGCGCCGGCCTGGAAACCCCGGCGCCCCCGGCACGGACGATTACGCGGCCCGGGCACCCGGTCGATGCCCGAGCAGGTCCTGCCCCTGCGGGAGATGTCCCAGGTCTTCGCCGACCTCATGGAACGCCGAGGCGGCGCGCACGCGCGCTCCGCCCTGGTCGCCTACCTCACCGACGATGTCAGCCACCTTCTGATCACACCCATGGGGTGTGCCGTTCGCCGAGAAGTGTTCACCTCCGCGGCCGAGCTCACTCATCAACTGGCCCGTATGACCATGGACGCCGGATATCCCGGCCTCGCGCAGCGGTACTTCACCACTGCCCTGGGCCTGGCCCAGGAGGCGGACGACCGCCGCATCTACGCGATCACCCTGCGCGCCATGAGTCTTCAGGCCCTGCACCTGGGATTCCACCAGCACGCGTGGCAACTCGCCGACACCGCGACGGCAACGGCGGGACCCTCAACCGATCCATCGACCCTCGCCTTCCTCCTGAGTCAGCGGGCTGTCGCTCATGCCCGCACCCGGCACCACCGGCAAGCGATCAGCGACCTCGTGACCGCCGAAGCACGGTACGAGGGCGCCACGAGTTCCGCCGGGCCGTTCGATTCCTATCCGCGAGCAGGCCTCGATTTCCAGCGCGGCCTGGCCCTGCACGCGTTGGGCGACTCGGCTCAGGCCGTAGAGGCCCTCACGGCCTCGGTCGCCGCCCGTGCCGGTGACCGCCACCGGCCCAGTGCGCTGTCACATGCCCGGCTCGCCGCGGTACTGCTGTCCCTGGGGCGTCTGGAGGAGTCCTGCCTGCACTGGCACGCGTTCCTCGATCACTACCCGAAACTACGCCTGGCACCGGCGGACCAGGCGTTCTGGCATCTGCGGAAGTCCCTCCGGAACTTCCGCAGTCAACCGCAGGCCGCCATGGTCCTCCACCGCGCACGCGGCGTACTCAGGACGAAGGCCACACCTTCGGCGAGAGCGCGGTCAGCCCGCCGGGATCTGGTCTGA
- a CDS encoding acyl-CoA dehydrogenase family protein: MSDRAAQLVERTLPTEEAGELIALVREIAQREIVPRAAEEEDAGHFPRSTFTLLSESGLLGLPYDAEYGGGEQPYEVYLQVLEELAAARLTVGLGVSVHSLACHALAGYGTKEQRAEQLPAMLGGGLLGAYCLSEPSSGSDAASLRTRAVRDGDDWVITGTKAWITHGGIADFHTVFARSGGEGARGITAFLVPGGAEGLVPAAPERKMGLKGSPTAQLNFDGVRVPDRHRIGDEGQGFAIALAALDAGRLGIAACAIGVAQAALDEALSYAAGRRQFGRPIADFQGLRFMLADMGTRVEAGRALYLAAARLRDAGRPYSRQAAMAKLFCTDAAMSVTTDAVQVLGGYGYTADFPVERLMREAKVLQIVEGTNQIQRMVIARHLLGPETGTG, translated from the coding sequence ATGTCCGACCGCGCCGCGCAGTTGGTGGAACGCACGTTGCCGACCGAGGAGGCCGGGGAGCTGATCGCCCTGGTGCGGGAGATCGCCCAGCGGGAGATCGTCCCCCGGGCGGCCGAGGAGGAGGACGCCGGACACTTCCCGCGCTCCACCTTCACCCTGCTCTCCGAGTCCGGCCTGCTCGGCCTCCCCTACGACGCCGAGTACGGCGGCGGGGAGCAGCCGTACGAGGTCTACCTCCAGGTACTGGAGGAACTGGCCGCCGCCCGGCTCACCGTGGGCCTCGGCGTCAGCGTTCACTCCCTGGCCTGCCACGCCCTCGCCGGATACGGCACCAAGGAACAGCGGGCCGAACAGCTGCCCGCGATGCTGGGCGGCGGGCTGCTGGGCGCGTACTGCCTCTCCGAGCCGTCCTCCGGATCCGACGCGGCCTCCCTGCGGACCCGGGCCGTGCGCGACGGCGACGACTGGGTGATCACCGGCACCAAGGCATGGATCACCCACGGCGGTATCGCCGACTTCCACACCGTTTTCGCCCGCAGCGGCGGCGAGGGCGCCCGGGGTATCACCGCATTCCTGGTGCCCGGTGGAGCCGAAGGGCTGGTTCCGGCCGCACCCGAGCGGAAGATGGGCCTGAAGGGCTCACCGACCGCACAGCTCAACTTCGACGGGGTACGGGTCCCCGACCGCCATCGGATCGGCGATGAGGGGCAGGGCTTCGCCATCGCCCTGGCCGCGCTGGACGCGGGCCGCCTCGGTATCGCCGCCTGCGCGATCGGCGTCGCCCAGGCCGCCCTCGACGAGGCGCTGTCGTACGCCGCCGGGCGCCGCCAGTTCGGCCGGCCGATCGCCGACTTCCAGGGGCTGCGATTCATGCTCGCCGATATGGGGACCCGGGTCGAGGCGGGCCGGGCGCTCTATCTGGCCGCCGCCCGGCTCCGGGACGCGGGCCGGCCGTACTCCCGGCAGGCCGCCATGGCGAAACTGTTCTGCACGGACGCGGCGATGAGCGTCACCACCGATGCCGTCCAGGTGCTCGGCGGATACGGCTATACGGCCGACTTCCCCGTCGAGCGGCTGATGCGCGAGGCCAAGGTGCTGCAGATCGTCGAGGGCACCAACCAGATCCAGCGGATGGTCATCGCCCGCCATCTCCTCGGGCCGGAGACCGGCACGGGCTGA